The Papaver somniferum cultivar HN1 chromosome 3, ASM357369v1, whole genome shotgun sequence genome includes a region encoding these proteins:
- the LOC113356108 gene encoding uncharacterized protein LOC113356108 encodes MEEQKKKGILTRSKRKLEMDDVPIAYMEEQKKKKGNGGKRKLEMDDVPNTYMEEQKKKKKKGNGGKRKLEMDDVPNAYMEEQKKENLTLGKRKIEMDDVPITYMEEQKKQKKENLSPGKRKIGMDDVPIAYNKRWKLTAHGTATTESPPHHKLPHEVIVDDILPRLPIWNLAKECALVCKFWYESIKHPHFAFLHALLQSADRNPNLIFDLLNTPTISIDYARQCTLRLDIDDNNDNHAVRCFRKLTDIASIGKQEPVGHCNGLQCIRSSCVRGECFFHITNPSCRPNDFMAAVFPVPDKAFIFCCGFGFDSLVNEYKIVLVYSNSSAAITDVHDKFKCMVFTLGSKSWRESSTPNTLPVITISTGVIHEKKKKVILSRMSFSRSAIYVGGALYWRVLTRDHGFGGGIGDDEEENQEKEMLLFFDIHHEQFQLISLPLEIELKMKTGTKKITRDQGKKLIDHRLLEFEGSPCIVRLQSAQQQQRNNNDCCKVHLYVLKDRVKSAWSIETFDVFNTSMTKDMSNPPPCIITTAASSTTTTTTIITTATTIAAAAATTTSSTITHAHQPITHILCVSGRVILYWFDGVCVQLYDLRKKRLQMVKYTPADPTKDAELFNRKVRGQVWPFDIDDFHTTNKLIYCRRDHIDYKLHIYVENSLPLKTFIPKGCTVLRDYEKWYSENKDIEDGLGFVFMVGENRTLEFHCFCQKLSSEGLDKNSSSFISNQI; translated from the coding sequence atggaggagcagaagaagaagggaatCCTAACCCGGTCTAAGAGGAAGCTGGAGATGGATGATGTTCCAATTGCGTATAtggaggagcagaagaagaagaagggaaatGGGGGGAAGAGGAAGCTGGAGATGGATGATGTTCCAAATACTTATAtggaggagcagaagaagaagaagaagaagggaaatGGGGGGAAGAGGAAGCTGGAGATGGATGATGTTCCAAATGCTTATATggaggagcagaagaaagaaaacctaacCCTGGGGAAGAGGAAGATTGAGATGGATGATGTTCCAATTACTTATATGGAGgagcagaagaagcagaagaaagaaaacctaagCCCGGGGAAGAGGAAGATTGGGATGGATGACGTTCCAATTGCTTATAACAAGAGATGGAAATTGACTGCTCATGGAACAGCAACAACTGAATCTCCTCCTCATCATAAACTTCCTCATGAGGTAATAGTTGACGACATACTACCAAGGCTACCAATATGGAATCTTGCAAAAGAATGTGCTTTGGTTTGTAAGTTCTGGTACGAATCAATTAAACATCCTCACTTTGCATTCTTACACGCGTTACTTCAATCAGCTGACCGCAATCCAAATCTCATATTTGATCTCCTTAATACACCTACTATTTCAATTGATTATGCACGACAATGCACTTTAAGGTTAGATATAGATGACAACAATGATAATCATGCTGTTCGTTGTTTTCGTAAGCTGACTGATATTGCCAGCATCGGAAAACAAGAGCCAGTAGGTCATTGTAATGGATTACAGTGCATTAGATCATCTTGTGTCCGTGGAGAATGTTTCTTTCATATAACAAATCCTAGTTGCAGACCAAACGATTTTATGGCCGCAGTGTTTCCAGTCCCTGATAAAGCTTTCATTTTTTGTTGTGGTTTCGGGTTTGATTCTTTAGTTAATGAATACAAAATTGTCCTTGTTTACTCCAATTCATCGGCTGCTATTACTGATGTTCATGACAAATTCAAGTGCATGGTTTTCACACTGGGAAGCAAATCATGGAGAGAGTCGTCcactcctaataccctccctgtTATTACAATTAGTACTGGAGTTAtacatgaaaagaagaagaaggtgattttGTCAAGAATGAGTTTTTCTAGATCAGCTATATATGTTGGTGGAGCTCTTTATTGGAGGGTACTTACTAGAGATCATGGGTTTGGAGGAGGAATTGGTGATGACGAAGAAGAGAATCAGGAGAAGGAGATGCTGCTATTTTTTGACATTCACCATGAACAGTTTCAACTCATTTCTCTTCCTCTTGAAATTGAATTAAAGATGAAGACGGGTACGAAGAAGATAACTCGTGACCAGGGGAAAAAATTAATCGATCATCGTCTTTTGGAATTCGAAGGATCTCCTTGTATTGTACGTCTACAGAGCGCTCAGCAGCAACAAAGGAATAATAACGATTGTTGCAAGGTTCATTTGTATGTTTTGAAGGACAGAGTCAAGTCAGCATGGAGTATTGAGACTTTCGATGTTTTTAATACTAGTATGACTAAGGATATGTCTAATCCTCCTCCCTGCATTATAACAACAGCTGCTTCATCTACGACtactaccaccaccatcatcacaacTGCTActacaattgctgctgcagctgcaACTACAACTTCTAGTACTATTACTCATGCACATCAACCAATAACACATATACTGTGTGTATCTGGTAGAGTTATCCTGTACTGGTTCGATGGTGTATGTGTTCAGTTATACGATTTGAGGAAAAAACGTCTCCAGATGGTGAAGTATACTCCCGCTGATCCCACAAAAGATGCTGAGTTGTTTAACCGTAAGGTACGGGGACAAGTCTGGCCTTTTGATATTGATGATTTTCATACTACTAACAAGCTTATTTACTGTAGACGGGATCATATCGATTATAAGCTCCACATTTATGTGGAGAACTCTCTTCCACTTAAGACCTTCATACCAAAAGGATGCACTGTATTACGGGATTACGAGAAGTGGTACTCTGAAAATAAGGATATAGAGGATGGACTAGGTTTTGTGTTTATGGTTGGAGAAAATAGAACGCTAGAATTTCATTGTTTTTGCCAGAAACTATCTTCAGAAGGGCTCGATAAAAACTCATCTTCATTCATCTCCAATCAAATATAG
- the LOC113361242 gene encoding uncharacterized protein LOC113361242, whose protein sequence is MSSSRNNRTVAMYFEDKSKPAKPLLSDGWPKVLGEICHVLVEGVKQVRVAFTKYRLRTGFKMIVTHNERSRFTAKCEDEKCGWKFHAASIDERNEMFQVRSYNPEHICGTGARNLNQTYSTSFSYSLIEEEVRKNPHKKPKQIAADFQTNYGINMEYYQAYNAREKVYENIFGDDVKSYSHLAWYIDVIRDTNPGSVIMFERENKQFQRIFITFAACIKGYRFCRPMVYLDATFLTGTFKGCLMVANGINGGKGFSPLSFALVDSETVDTWEWFLRNLTEVVGDGRPIIFLSDRHEGLLQGVLLVYPDGFHSFCYYHLTKNIPITATDPRYSLVMNHFREATYALSPEKHAKAIQKIRDLKCDWVADYIETIPPEAYANAYFKGCRYGRTSSTLAESINSWVVVDKKMPASALLDQIRRKIMGLMAERREIGANMMTLLTPEYEEKLAALQDEGLAWEVLVASPTVFEVLSERSHMVDLEHESCTCQRWRVYGFSCAHALASIRNIKREAIDFISPYFTSDYFRKTYMHVIQPIPNYNRPAEYHPYNTVIPPTVKKQPGRPPVKRILSKCEKKVKRKVHCINCKETGRNKAGCRNPRKFTPH, encoded by the exons ATGTCTTCATCCAGAAACAATCGTACTGTTGCAATGTATTTTGAAGATAAAAGCAAGCCTGCGAAACCTTTGTTATCTGATGGTTGGCCCAAGGTTCTTGGTGAGATTTGTCATGTGttagttgaaggagttaagcaagtcagggttgctttcaCCAAGTATCGTCTTCGTACTGGTTTCAAAATGATTGTAACTcacaatgagcgttctaggttcacggctaagtgcgaagatgaaaaatgcggctggaaattccatgcagcttctatcgatgagaggaacgaaatgtttcag GTCAggtcttataaccctgagcacatttgtggtACTGGTGCGCGCAACTTGAACCAAACATACTCTACCAGCTTCTCGTatagtttgattgaggaagaagttcggaaaaatcctcacaagaagcccAAGCAAATTGCTGCTGATTTCCAGACCAACTATGGGATTAACATGGAGTACTATCAGGCCTATAATGCTAGGGAaaaggtttatgagaatatttttGGCGACGATGTGAAGTCCTACTCGCACTTGGCATGGTATATTGATGTTATAAGGGATACCAACCCTGGTAGTGTGATAATGTTTGAACGTGAAAATAAACAGTTCCAACGGATCTTCATCACATTTGCTGCATGCATCAAAGGTTACCGGTTTTGTCGTCCAATGGTGTACTTGGatgctactttccttactggtacaTTCAAAGGTTGCTTGATGGTAGCTAAtgggatcaatggtggtaaag gattttcCCCCCTTTCTTTTGCACTAGTCGATTCTGAGACTGTCGACAcctgggagtggtttttaaggaatttgactgaagttgttggtgatgggaggccaatcatcttcctttcggatcgccatgaaggactcttgcaGGGTGTTCTACTTGTCTATCCAGATGGGTTCCACAGCTTCTGCTACTACCATTTGACGAAAAATATACCCATCACTGCAACAGATCCTAGGTACTCGCTGGTGATGAACCATTTCAGAGAGGCGACATacgcactctcacctgaaaaACATGCGAAAGCCATACAAAAGATTAGAGACTTGAAATGCGATTGGGTGGCTGATTACATCGAGACCATCCCACCTGAAGCATATGCGAATGCCTATTTCAAAGGTTGTCGGTATGGACGAACATCTAGTACTCTAGCAGAATCAATCAATAGCTGGGTTGTGGTTGacaagaagatgcctgcatctgctcttcttgatcag attaggaggaaaataatggGTTTGATGGCAGAGCGTCGTGAAATTGGCGCCAACATGATGACTCTATTAACCCCTGAGTACGAGGAAAAGCTTGCGGCTCTTCAAGATGAAGGCTTGGCTTGGGAAGTATTGGTTGCTAGtcctaccgtgtttgaagttCTTAGCGAAAGGTCTCACATGGTGGACCTCGAACACGAGAGttgcacctgtcaaag gTGGCGCGTATACGGTTTTTcttgtgctcatgctcttgcaTCCATACGGAATATTAAacgtgaggctattgatttcatttcaccatATTTCACAAGTgactattttaggaagacttataTGCATGTCATCCAAccgattcccaactacaacaggcctgCTGAATATCATCCATACAACACCGTCATCCCGCCTACCGTGAAGAAGCAACCAGGTAGACCCCCAGTAAAGAGGATTCTAAGTAaatgtgagaagaaggtgaagaggaaGGTTCATTGCATCAACTGCAAGGAAACAGGTCGCAACAAGGCAGGTTGCAGGAATCCTCGGAAGTTCACACCCCACTAG